A single window of Crassostrea angulata isolate pt1a10 chromosome 8, ASM2561291v2, whole genome shotgun sequence DNA harbors:
- the LOC128160331 gene encoding major facilitator superfamily domain-containing protein 4A-like isoform X2: MATTPTTFDPRVTENGDNKPHFRVLLKENWVSVMTDCLVFGSFGMGVAILGPTLFDLGCQTSASLRELQWVFFVQLLLTLVGSVSAGCLAQRLVPVHVLMLIGMFGLPFTMLLVPACTEFTELLLNLMLMGWCMGCIDCVANLRMILRFGTNVSPFLQAMHFCYGLGAFISPMIAAPFTLDVECSQPVNGKVTLDTFEPTTNSSGAQVPTQVTVSRAQHLSHSESAFFILASIQFLFTAIVIVVVILEKKRIIFSGVTVSQSASMTSVREASSEQDLRDISGQTHCFCFGTREIVVIILITSASLFLYDGLQSSYADYIYSFAVKNVNGLRKGEGAYLNACFWVAFEDVLAEPDGAHSIDCVWLCSYSCFNCGKNCCYKLMTTLCGMCLALAWGCEFALITFQQVWCVTPSLRIFGICMGCMQKFFGTFMSCCLAPICETVGLCFSNITVKNA; this comes from the exons ATGGCCACAACACCTACGACCTTTGACCCTCGGGTGACGGAGAATGGGGACAACAAACCCCACTTCCGGGTCCTTTTGAAGGAGAACTGGGTATCGGTTATGACGGACTGTCTGGTATTTGGTAGCTTTGGGATGGGTGTGGCTATTCTGGGACCCACGCTCTTTGACCTCGGGTGTCAGACCAGTGCCAGTTTGCGGGAGTTACAATGGGTGTTCTTTGTGCAACTTTTGCTGACGTTAGTTGGATCTGTCTCCGCGGGATGTCTTGCTCAAAG GTTGGTTCCGGTCCACGTGCTGATGTTGATCGGTATGTTCGGCCTCCCCTTCACCATGTTGCTGGTCCCCGCCTGTACCGAGTTCACCGAGCTCCTGCTCAACCTCATGTTGATGGGTTGGTGCATGGGCTGCATCGACTGCGTGGCCAACCTGAGGATGATTCTTAGGTTTGGGACCAACGTCTCCCCCTTTCTACag GCAATGCATTTTTGCTACGGACTGGGGGCCTTCATCAGCCCCATGATTGCCGCCCCGTTCACCCTAGACGTGGAGTGTTCTCAGCCAGTAAATGGCAAAGTGACATTGGATACATTCGAACCGACAACGAATTCCAGTGGTGCACAAGTTCCCACCCAGGTGACGGTGTCCAGGGCGCAACACCTGAGTCACTCGGAGAGTGCTTTCTTTATTCTCGCTAGTATCCAG TTTCTTTTTACAGCTATCGTCATAGTAGTGGTGATTCTGGAGAAGAAGCGAATCATCTTCTCGGGCGTCACGGTCTCACAGTCAGCCAGTATGACGTCAGTGCGCGAGGCATCGTCAGAACAAG ATCTCAGAGATATAAGTGGACAAACTCACTGTTTCTGCTTCGGTACCAGGGAAATAGTAGTCATTATCTTGATCACATCGGCTTCTTTATTCCTCTACGATGGTTTACAG TCCTCGTATGCAGACTACATATATTCATTCGCCGTGAAAAACGTCAACGGTTTACGAAAGGGAGAAGGCGCCTATCTCAACGCTTGCTTCTGG GTTGCATTTGAAGATGTTTTGGCGGAACCAGATGGCGCTCACAGCATCGACTGTGTCTGGCTTTGCAGCTACTCCTGTTTCAATTGTGGCAAGAATTGCTGCTACAAGTTGATGACGACACTTTGTGGTATGTGTTTAGCCCTCGCCTGGGGATGCGAGTTTGCCCTCATTACGTTCCAGCAGGTATGGTGTGTGACCCCTTCCCTCAGGATCTTTGGGATATGCATGGGGTGCATGCAGAAGTTCTTTGGAACCTTTATGTCCTGTTGTCTGGCGCCAATATGTGAGACGGTTGGATTGTGTTTTAGCAACATTACGGTGAAAAATGCTTAG
- the LOC128160331 gene encoding major facilitator superfamily domain-containing protein 4A-like isoform X1 translates to MATTPTTFDPRVTENGDNKPHFRVLLKENWVSVMTDCLVFGSFGMGVAILGPTLFDLGCQTSASLRELQWVFFVQLLLTLVGSVSAGCLAQRLVPVHVLMLIGMFGLPFTMLLVPACTEFTELLLNLMLMGWCMGCIDCVANLRMILRFGTNVSPFLQAMHFCYGLGAFISPMIAAPFTLDVECSQPVNGKVTLDTFEPTTNSSGAQVPTQVTVSRAQHLSHSESAFFILASIQFLFTAIVIVVVILEKKRIIFSGVTVSQSASMTSVREASSEQDLRDISGQTHCFCFGTREIVVIILITSASLFLYDGLQSSYADYIYSFAVKNVNGLRKGEGAYLNACFWGTFALGRLIAIPCATRLTAAFMLSCNLVGCIVALFITLIFRGNHAIAYFGTCVLGLFLSSMSPTIMSLTELFIDINAPIASCLVVSAALGETLCPVIVGNLFVASGPPSFLTFCTVLAVLSGLLYGALYFFGRNTPKYRGLKSESFIWITRFENQFQKEESNPFRPVGVKYYSEKDLDTRTAPEGEVDNFPNNFGNGNSTYSPG, encoded by the exons ATGGCCACAACACCTACGACCTTTGACCCTCGGGTGACGGAGAATGGGGACAACAAACCCCACTTCCGGGTCCTTTTGAAGGAGAACTGGGTATCGGTTATGACGGACTGTCTGGTATTTGGTAGCTTTGGGATGGGTGTGGCTATTCTGGGACCCACGCTCTTTGACCTCGGGTGTCAGACCAGTGCCAGTTTGCGGGAGTTACAATGGGTGTTCTTTGTGCAACTTTTGCTGACGTTAGTTGGATCTGTCTCCGCGGGATGTCTTGCTCAAAG GTTGGTTCCGGTCCACGTGCTGATGTTGATCGGTATGTTCGGCCTCCCCTTCACCATGTTGCTGGTCCCCGCCTGTACCGAGTTCACCGAGCTCCTGCTCAACCTCATGTTGATGGGTTGGTGCATGGGCTGCATCGACTGCGTGGCCAACCTGAGGATGATTCTTAGGTTTGGGACCAACGTCTCCCCCTTTCTACag GCAATGCATTTTTGCTACGGACTGGGGGCCTTCATCAGCCCCATGATTGCCGCCCCGTTCACCCTAGACGTGGAGTGTTCTCAGCCAGTAAATGGCAAAGTGACATTGGATACATTCGAACCGACAACGAATTCCAGTGGTGCACAAGTTCCCACCCAGGTGACGGTGTCCAGGGCGCAACACCTGAGTCACTCGGAGAGTGCTTTCTTTATTCTCGCTAGTATCCAG TTTCTTTTTACAGCTATCGTCATAGTAGTGGTGATTCTGGAGAAGAAGCGAATCATCTTCTCGGGCGTCACGGTCTCACAGTCAGCCAGTATGACGTCAGTGCGCGAGGCATCGTCAGAACAAG ATCTCAGAGATATAAGTGGACAAACTCACTGTTTCTGCTTCGGTACCAGGGAAATAGTAGTCATTATCTTGATCACATCGGCTTCTTTATTCCTCTACGATGGTTTACAG TCCTCGTATGCAGACTACATATATTCATTCGCCGTGAAAAACGTCAACGGTTTACGAAAGGGAGAAGGCGCCTATCTCAACGCTTGCTTCTGG GGGACCTTCGCTCTGGGTCGTCTGATAGCCATACCCTGTGCCACAAGACTCACCGCCGCCTTTATGTTGTCCTGTAACCTG GTGGGTTGCATCGTTGCTCTTTTCATCACACTTATATTTCGCGGCAACCATGCTATAGCGTACTTTGGCACATGCGTACTGGGCTTGTTCCTGAGCAGCATGTCACCTACAATTATGTCACTTACAGAATTATTTATTGACATCAATG CCCCTATAGCGTCCTGTCTGGTCGTCAGTGCGGCGCTGGGTGAAACTCTCTGTCCGGTCATCGTAGGAAAT CTGTTTGTGGCCTCGGGCCCGCCCAGTTTCCTGACTTTCTGCACGGTGTTGGCGGTCCTGTCCGGGCTTCTGTATGGTGCTCTCTACTTTTTTGGAAGAAATACTCCGAAATACAGAG GATTGAAGTCGGAATCCTTTATATGGATAACAAGATTTGAAAACCAATTTCAAAAAGAGGAATCCAATCCTTTTAGGCCAGTCGGTGTCAAATACTACTCGGAAAAAGACTTGGATACCAGAACAGCTCCCGAGGGAGAGGTGGACAACTTTCCGAATAATTTCGGTAATGGTAATTCAACATACTCCCCCGGATGA